The Hemicordylus capensis ecotype Gifberg chromosome 6, rHemCap1.1.pri, whole genome shotgun sequence genome window below encodes:
- the TGFBR1 gene encoding TGF-beta receptor type-1, producing the protein MAALAASPQSRRRRPCATLLCWATPTSAVTVAAVAGLLLALLLPKATTALQCYCLLCAKDNYTCNTDGLCITSVTRNGDKIIRNSMCIAELDLIPRDRPFICATSSSEGVITIPHCCDKDFCNKIDLPIPIAGPEPGKSYSNLGPVELAAVIAGPVCFVCISLMLILYLCHNRTVIHHRVPSEEDPSMDRPFISEGTTLKDLIYDMTTSGSGSGLPLLVQRTIARTIVLQESIGKGRFGEVWRGKWRGEEVAVKIFSSREERSWFREAEIYQTVMLRHENILGFIAADNKDNGTWTQLWLVSDYHEHGSLFDYLNRYTVTVEGMIKLALSTASGLAHLHMEIVGTQGKPAIAHRDLKSKNILVKKNGTCCIADLGLAVRHDSATDTIDIAPNHRVGTKRYMAPEVLDDSINMKHFESFKRADIYAMGLVFWEIARRCSVGGIHEDYQLPYYDLVPSDPSVEEMRKVVCEQKLRPNIPNRWQSCEALRVMAKIMRECWYANGAARLTALRIKKTLSQLSQQEGIKM; encoded by the exons CCTTGCAGTGTTATTGCCTCCTTTGTGCGAAAGACAACTATACATGCAATACAGATGGGCTCTGCATTACTTCAGTAACACGGAATGGAGACAAAATCATACGCAATAGCATGTGCATAGCGGAACTTGATCTGATTCCCAGAGATAGACCATTTATTTGTGCCACCTCATCAAGTGAAGGAGTTATTACTATACCTCATTGCTGTGATAAAGATTTTTGCAATAAAATAGATCTTCCAATTCCAATAGCAG GCCCTGAACCAGGAAAATCTTATTCTAATCTAGGACCAGTGGAATTGGCTGCTGTAATTGCTGGACCAGTTTGCTTTGTTTGCATTTCACTCATGTTGATTCTATATCTCTGCCATAATCGCACAGTCATACACCATCGTGTTCCAAGTGAAGAAGATCCTTCAATGGATCGGCCTTTCATATCTGAGGGGACTACTTTAAAAGATCTAATCTATGATATGACTACTTCGGGCTCTGGATCAG GTTTACCATTACTTGTTCAAAGAACAATTGCAAGAACAATTGTACTACAAGAAAGTATTGGAAAGGGTCGGTTTGGAGAAGTATGGCGAGGAAAATGGAGAGGAGAAGAAGTTGCAGTGAAAATTTTCTCCTCAAGAGAAGAACGTTCCTGGTTTCGTGAGGCAGAAATCTATCAAACTGTTATGCTACGTCATGAAAATATTCTTGGATTTATAGCTGCGGACAACAAAG ACAATGGTACGTGGACACAGTTGTGGCTAGTATCTGATTATCATGAGCATGGCTCTCTCTTTGATTACCTAAACAGGTATACAGTTACTGTGGAAGGAATGATAAAACTAGCTTTGTCTACTGCCAGTGGACTTGCTCATCTTCACATGGAAATAGTTGGCACTCAAG GAAAACCAGCTATAGCTCATAGAGACTTAAAATCAAAAAACATATTAGTAAAGAAAAATGGAACCTGCTGTATTGCAGACTTAGGTCTGGCAGTAAGACACGATTCAGCTACAGACACAATAGATATTGCACCAAACCACAGAGTGGGAACAAAAAG GTACATGGCTCCCGAGGTACTTGATGATTCCATAAACATGAAACATTTTGAGTCTTTCAAAAGAGCAGATATTTATGCAATGGGATTGGTGTTCTGGGAAATAGCTCGCCGATGTTCAGTTGGTG GAATTCATGAAGATTACCAGTTACCCTATTATGACCTAGTCCCTTCTGATCCTTCTGTTGAAGAAATGAGGAAAGTTGTTTGTGAACAGAAGCTACGACCCAATATTCCAAACAGATGGCAGAGCTGTGAG GCATTACGAGTAATGGCCAAAATTATGAGAGAATGTTGGTATGCCAATGGTGCAGCGAGGCTAACAGCTTTACGTATAAAGAAAACACTATCACAGCTCAGCCAGCAAGAAGGCATAAAAATGTAA